The DNA region tgaaaagaagaaaaaaaagcctttaacaTCCAGCTTCTCCATTTTATTTCCCCTTATGTAGTGTTAAGTGTTAAGGTGTAAAACCaactttgttattattaacatgaagaacaaacacacaaatacacaacaaaaaccCCCCACCGCACACTCCTGGCAGCAACTAGATCCACGTTACAACAGGCCTCAGTGAACCTACtgaggaagaaaataaagagaatataaagacagaaaaaaagttgagaaatagaaaacaatatataaaaaataagaaaagaaaaatatcaaaattaattaaaagaaaaataacaaattttgataaataaaataacaaaagacaaataGGGTCCACGACTCAGTGGTTTTGCACGAGGTCTTTCACTTTGTCAGTAAGTGAAGTCCAGGCACAGACGGCTGATTGTTTAGCATCGTGCTGTTTTTCTACTGACATTTCCATTTATATTCAGTCAGGATTGTAGCCTCTGATTCTGAGAGAGAGAATAAGGAGACTGTGTacaaaaatctaacatttttttgtagttttaaggTTTTAAGGTTGATAAAATCATCTGATTCTAACAGTAACACTTACAGTATATATTCTTTATCAGTTTGTTCCAGTTTGGTCCTCAGACTTATTTCAGAACACAAAGAGAAAGCTAAACTGTAGGAGAGCGCTCCCCACACgaaaaggaaagcaaaaaaaaaaaaaaaaaaaaaataaaaacccagcACCACTTTGTATAAACGTGCACATGACAGAAGCCCGGCTGAATACAAACTGGACCTGTAATGTGAGCGAGGTGAGGTGTGCAGCCTCATAACTCGAAGGttgctctttttaattttacactAAAGATCGAAGAACTAACAGACagggaagtgaaaaaaaacacaaacgctTTCTGTTCTGCTTCAGTAACAATGACTCGGGTGCGTCTGAGGTCAAGTTACAAAAGCTGTTGTTGCTCCACAGAAACGCCTCCGTGTTTTAACAGAAGATTGACGAGCTGtcgggttttttgttttttttttttaaatacatgtttaactGATGTTATTGTGAGACGGAGTACAGCTTGTGTTATCGTCCTTTGACAAAGTGTTAGATGTACATTTTTCTCACCgtcaatgaaaaaataaaaaatgaattttgctCTAAGAGAATAAATCGTGCACTTTGGGGGGTATAATCTCATCACATTTGTTGCTGaagtgacaaataaaaatacagtgtgCCCACATTCATGATAAAGGGGGTTCGTGTCACCATGTGCTGCATATATCACATGAACCATATTTAACATTACAGCGTGAGTCAcgtttaaataaatgatatttaatgtttttgtgtccaccAGGCGACAGCTGCTGTAACCCGCTCAGCATGGGGGCCATAAAGAAGATGATGGAGGAAGAAATCTCTGGCATTTACGTGCTCTCACTGAAGATCGGAAAGAGTGTCATTGAGGTATTTTcacactaaaaaacatttttgaatttcCTAACCAAATATcccaaaatgattaaattgctgctggagaaaaaaaagaaaacttttcatttttttggtctcTGCACATTTGTAATGTAAAGTAGCCAAACTTAgggagtaactagttacataGAACTAGTTCTGgttattaaattacaaaaaaaatgtaactgtaatcAGTTAtagttactgagaaaaatatgTGCTTAAATTACAGATACAAATCAACATgttgattaaatatgaaaaaattgattttcagtaaaaaagtttatatgttgaataaaacattcattcagtTGCTTTATATCTTTTTGCTGTGCAGGAACGAACATGTGTCAGCGAAGCCGTTTAAATGCAAAATTCATGCATTTATGTTTATAGGATATTactttgaaataattaaaagttaCCAGACTTATTACAATTTTAACAGTAATCTGTAACATTAGATTTCCAgagtaaccttcccaacactgaAAATAGCAGAGCTGCATTTTGAATTTATGTTTGTAtctatattacatttatttttttatgtttctgtggCTAAAAACAGCTATTTTAAGTTCAGTAACTCCAAacttaaccaaaaaaaatccactgagaatttatttgatttctttaaaggtGCGTAAATTTTGTCACTGCCTTCAATAGAAAAAAACGGTCCTCTTTTCCCTCTTGCACCAACACACAatacatgtgaaaatatgaatgtttaGCCGTGAATGTCACATGTGAACCCGGCAGTCACACAGCCGGTCTGATTGAAACGTCCACATGACGTGTGAGGgctcttcttctgtggtatTTGCAGTGCTCCGGGAGCAGGTTACATCAGAAAAGTGGCTCTTTTACAACTTCactatgtcatttttcagttttaatattcATAGCAAACCAGCACGGCTCTGCTTTGATCCGTCGTAACACCGTGACTTTATCTCTTTGCTCCTCTCCTCGTGGACGGAGCTCGTCTTCTTCTCTGTAACCTGTCGGTCACGCTCTGGACTTGTCAtgtctctcctcctgcaggacaCAGAAAATGGGTTTTTCATGGACGTGAATGAGCAGGTGTCCATGGTGTGCAGTCAGCTGGCGCAGGACCCAAAGTTGAAGGGAGGATACAATGCCATGGGCTTCTCCCAGGGGGCACAGTTTCTGTACGTAGCCACTGTTCTGGACACGGGCTGGTTTTGTTATGTGAATGTGGCAGAAATTGGATGAATTCTGTGTTTGTGGAGTTTTGCCCGTCCCGATTCTCCTGCAGAGTGAATGAAATACGAGAGAAAAACGTCTGAGTCCCGAGCGTCGTTCTCGCAGTCTCCGTTTGttaaaagtttttgtgtttttaagaagAATGAGGAAGCTCGTGTTGATTCTTCCTGGTTCCTCTGTTTGCAGGAGAGCTGTGGCTCAGCGCTGTCCCTCTCCGCCAATGAAAACCCTCATCTCCATCGGGGGCCAACACCAAGGTAACGTCATGatgaaaaacccaaaacacgAGTTCAGCTCACTTCCCCTTCGTTTTTTCATTTCTATACCAATcataaaaagttaataaatgcACGATTCTGGATTAACGTTTGGTGTCATGTAGGGCTatactgaggttttttttaacatctgaagCTTCTATTGAGGTTTTCGAATAAAAGTCCAAATATCTATTGTCATACTTTATGGCATCACCCTAAAAGAAATCCCCAATTTTAATAAATTGATTCAATGTATTAAAtgagtggagttttttttattaaatcagtttATGGTGCTGTTAGACCGGCCCGTTAATACGCGCGTGCCTCTGCAGCAATAACAGTTTctaactgcagtaaaaatgttgtttttgaaggCCAAACACCAACAAATAAGGATTAAGGCATATCATTTCATTAGATCAAAACATAtgaattttggaaataattacatccttttttttttttttttgcttttgggcTGAACAGCACTCTggagttattggaaatgtttagatcacacttttttttagaaataatccTATGCAGCTGCAGGTGAAATCGAATTCTACAAATAATACAATAGTAATAACATCAGTGTAGACTAACTGTCATCTGCAACTGTGCAGAAATACTGAGTTAAAACCAAATCaacatgcaacaaaacaaaataaacagacagacatgccaaaaaaactcatctgtcaaataaaggtgaaaatgcaaaaaaaagaaagaaaaaactattttaagcCTATGAATCACTTAATTCAAATTAAGTCTTTTGTTCAGGATGTTTAAGGTGATTTTTGTCATAAATGATGCCAAACATTCAGTCAGTTAAAGcttcaaatgtaaaaattacaTTCACCACAGCCCATAAGTTGATGTCTGACGCTGACCGATTAAACCAGTAAAATGTTGTCCAGGAGTTGTGTTTCATTACAGTAAGACCAGTGGTGTAGCagtatttattttggaaaaccCTAAATTAAacttattaaacatattttttgtacatCTCTTATATAATACAATTACATTAAATTTCAGTAGATTTTTATTATACTCCAGAGGAAACTGAGTTTGTCTCTTAACTGCAGatgtttaaatctaaattttattGTGAGTACTGTCAGGACTATAATATTCTTCATACTGACACTGTAAATATCTATCAGCTCTATCTCTCATTTATTACCTCTCCATCATCTTTTAAAGCTCTGGGAGACAGCGTGAATATGAATCATCACTGTCTAATCCagatgtggtgtttttttttcctcctcaggaGTGTACGGGCTGCCCCGCTGCCCCGGAGAGAGCTCCCACATCTGTGACTTCATCCGCAGAGCTCTGAACAACGGCGCGTACAGCGACATAGTTCAGAAACAGTGAGTCGTCTCCCCTCTGAATGTTTCCCGCTCAGTGGTGCTGATATGTTAGCGCTGCACAGAcgacagggttcctgcagcttaaggcaaattaGATTTGACCCCCATCAGTTCTCTGCgctcagacgccttttacaagcataaAAAACCTGAGacctgaaaactgtttttggtttcttttaggAAATGATGACAGAAGGAACTGAAAAAtctgctgtctgtttttaaaaggagagataaaattgtatttaaaaaaaaaaacaaaacatgggggaattcagatttttgttattacatGGTTAAAGTCATGTCACAGAAATATGTACATGTGTTTTTCCAAgttattcctttttatttatttatttatttttaatctttttcttactctaattgtctttttttcacaaattattaagtaatttcttttgaagttgctcattacctccTCCCAacattatacatacatacacatacacacacacacacatatacatatatatatatatatatatatatatatatatatatatatatatatatattttaacaacaacaatttgCTGAGTTTTCAATGGTTGACATTTTGAATGCCACTcggaattaaatttaagacaacTTTCATGATAaccaaaactgcaagaaaaacaaaacatgaactgacTACTCAGGGTTAGGGACAATTTTACCCAAATGTTTATCACAGAGTATGGTcaagttaagttttttttttgtgagattttacaatgcaacatctgAAAAATCATAGAAATCCTGATTTCTGTGTCTTAGCACTTTAGGACCTTCGAAtaattgatttaagacattataATACCAACTAAGGCCTTACATTTAGATAAATGAATGTAacgccttttaagacttttcaaggatttgcAGGAGCCCTGGACTGTTGTCCTGCAGCGCTGACggcatgttgtgtttgtgcttaTCAGCCTGGTGCAGGCCCAGTACTGGCACGACCCCTTAAATGATGACCTGTACAGGAAGTACAGCCTCTTCCTGGCCGACATCAATCAGGAGAGGGTCAGTATGTGGCTGCAGACCACAGCTGCAGTCTGACAGTGCAAACGCTGAATCTAAATCATCATCAGCTCTCTCAATATGTTTTGTAatacttgtttttgtcactttaaaagGTTGTAAATGAGACGTACAAGAAGAATCTTCAGTTGCTGGACAAGTTCGTCATGGTTAAGTTCCTGCAGGACACGGTGGTGGATCCTGTTGATTCGGAGGTTACAAACACACTCCATAATTACTCTATTTAACACACTCTATGAGtcttttttattgaatattCTGTAATAAAGCAGCATGACAAACAGTCTTGTCCTGATTCTCGCTGCAGTGGTTCGGCTTCCTGAAAACCGGCCAGGCCAAAGAGACCGAAACTCTGCAGGAGAGCGTTCTCTACAAAGAGGTAAATGTGTTGATGTCTcctcatccattcattcatttgttttatttaaaccgCTTAactctttcaaacctggatcgtcatcacttttcttgtgctgcatcgAGAtacctttcacaggtatttaaacctttgaacactgagcaaactggtgcagtttctttcagaaaacgtggggaaaaaacaatgaGGAATTTGGCATTTAgcgtcccacaaattgcaagacattagaagatttagaaaattatttttgagaactacattttttttcttctttactgaattattttaatttttaagcagttttcctGGTGATTtcctttaattattatttatttagctcacgttcccattttttgttttggttgggtttttagggtgttttttttttttttttttttttgcttatttaaaaacGTCCTGACCAACTAACACTATTTCTGATAAGGAGAAACTTTATCGTTTTAATTAAGAGACCcctaacaacattaaaatgtatattgtacatttaaatTCTGCTGGTTTGAAAGTCATTTCATGtctaaaaaatatgtaatatgtcTTCATATTATTGTCAGTTTGTACCATTGTAAAGTCGCAGAGTTGGTACATTTCATccttatttttatgcagtttttttttaaacctaaagcgacttcacttttcttgtgctgctttcataaACTTTTGAGCAATTTAGTGTGAATTCTTACAAAAACATCGGTTAAAAATGGGCGCTTTAGTAAGAAacgtttcacaaattgcaagaaattagtcagacaaaataaacaaataaatgaatggacACTGGCGCGCTCAGTGTGCCGAGTATTGGCGGTGAAACAAAGCGCTCTGTGGttaaatgtttggaaaaaacgGAGCCAGAAAGAAGCAGCTTACCTGAGCGCGGTGGAGAGGTAATTTggagtcacacacactctggaaaaaagagaggaaagaatagaaatacagaaaaaccaCCGACATGTTTCGGCACAGCGGCCTTCCTCAGGGAGCTGTTATCCTGCAGGTGTGTGGGAGACACGTACAGGTAAACATTTCCCTGTTGTGTTGTCACGTGACATCTTACGTCATGTGACGTAATTTTGGCAGCAGGAGTTATGTGTCTAgtactttaaataattttttaaaaaagtgaacaacTTCTTCATGAGTAACGTTTAACTTAAAACGTGCGTTCATAAATCTGGTAATTAAgtatataacactttaaaatttaacTTGTATGGGttataaaaaaactaaactaaaaaacttctgttcataattatttatttaatattattattatttatataattatttatttaattaccaGATTtattaacacacatttttcctcatgaagtttttcacattatttaaaaataattttaaagtgttCTGTGCTGTTACTGtaattataaacacatttttaagttaattactagtaaaaattaaattggtCATTTGAAAGGAATTTGAAAGTATTAAATGCTAAATTACCATTATTATGAACAAAAATGATTCCTCATTATGTTATTGCAACAATTTTTCCCCACATtattaactgaaaaacaaacaagggtgtagaattatcacaattaaatatttcaaattatggt from Plectropomus leopardus isolate mb chromosome 18, YSFRI_Pleo_2.0, whole genome shotgun sequence includes:
- the ppt1 gene encoding palmitoyl-protein thioesterase 1 → MTAALLCFLLVGSVLLVAGSPVHKANNGSVPLVLWHGMGDSCCNPLSMGAIKKMMEEEISGIYVLSLKIGKSVIEDTENGFFMDVNEQVSMVCSQLAQDPKLKGGYNAMGFSQGAQFLRAVAQRCPSPPMKTLISIGGQHQGVYGLPRCPGESSHICDFIRRALNNGAYSDIVQKHLVQAQYWHDPLNDDLYRKYSLFLADINQERVVNETYKKNLQLLDKFVMVKFLQDTVVDPVDSEWFGFLKTGQAKETETLQESVLYKEDRLGLAAMDKAGKLVFLATDGDHLQFTRQWFNANLLPYLR